One region of Osmia lignaria lignaria isolate PbOS001 chromosome 7, iyOsmLign1, whole genome shotgun sequence genomic DNA includes:
- the LOC117609496 gene encoding uncharacterized protein LOC117609496 isoform X1 yields the protein MSSNSKKSPRYEDLISKSEDDTLGTSISLSVDENSIRIKERPKVSKKSEPDEKNDNDQKEEQWWLKKPDTCLDVPNVPVEAKTKQSPSISPDVSSSMKEFLEKEKMCKAMHKSELEMKDRDDTLCDILASAAFDKYPSDFENATDEDIGSILEEMSKIAGALSPNSAADRTKSKTCVKNSTEEEKSVEELLEEAEKLVRKNSSSLSKSGSKSDTLVPENIGEDVESLGRVRQLEADIFQLIEEEVHKETEKIRRSPKNEKKSDDSPGFDILYENVNCLKAPKTLELQRRRFEEQKMEVSSSSDLDDPIERHSKSEELINSIRKIELSDKDNLQKEITDVDKDFFEDLLRKSKERAEGGGMSGSSSFGQEDFSHFLKLLQGQSDKKGEEEEEEEESNPTHETLLKSSDKQVSVLEKVSLNEKSPEFPEKEISDILEKELPKTSDRKLEDEIIETDGNSSDQDRKRSVSVSSGKRKSESKLTTNNKKYETSSCKDRVIVSKDIKKTGTSKEELYTVGLTPRLELFADAIPKLLAEKSVECDGGTHVKTTVRKTTSNTEIKSSGIATTTQRLLSHPVNASSSSKTQKKEIKFSKSKSYDQICKTTPFRTSVENLKVAKSSDTVKNPAIGNLTSSRRSPISKSSTVKPIVTRLPSKTRVLPKAKAKAKVKPKSKPKKDLIKTVGFTSSLSSTYKGYQIKSPDNHIKRSIVAAAAAAAGGDTKHNSVTPNWENLCREERHKNVLLKQQLEAEVKLYKNQIDNMRVSFEEELFAVKKQNIILKARLDELLLNDKRVDAFQPKKDTKIVLLEKELEKQEKLIRAYETENKKLMQDTKSMQEEMKQLQKQKNTAPLESGKMQELADKVKDLEEERLKVNLEISEVREKNADYALKNEDLIQQNSLLNDELEMFKEQLRTKNDFITDRLQAITNVELELKKQLEDLTIKLSSKTEQLRIVKQQFDKIQQNVLPLEKELLELRVKEGNLEEKLQVARSHVEREKQLTQKLKDQVILDSKKIIDLNRQIREMERILKRKNPDSVSALILTANSEQEKIGGEKLKLLEDRISSLENEIKAKDQLAQQKVMEFQKKFSDMKEKYCSQIMELEEKLLEADIKNRKIYNDMFTQTISKPVESRAVETIRKEERAGSFEKEDNKKDQKPVNVNKVVNLKSQNLKDDAYLMATIRGLKFELANKDKALSKVGKELQELQKTNRKLQKEREKLLNDRRSVKSSTDFERMNRAMVSSADSKLQTLKCSEGNDQNSNVYQNGHVSSCSNSVQKLLYDPMRYTENLGDSNLVKRLTDENDILKEELNKMNKDFMALKNKRLHDLNLLQEEHEREMASLLKEYSVKFGDSKVVKLQSQINTQLAVISHLKQQIEKLKDCKEQMVVLKAERDHLENRVKTLNEKVKYLSTPSTEQLQLLQDKITILQQRHESREMTLQSLVRDLLRNRTQCKDCKNEKGKNRQLCYFRQELDHILGMLQEIANVH from the exons TTGATCTCAAAGTCCGAAGACGATACTTTGGGTACATCGATTAGTCTTAGCGTGGATGAAAATTCTATTAGAATAAAAGAAAGGCCCAAAGTGTCGAAGAAATCTGAGCCGGATGAAAAGAATGATAACGATCAGAAGGAAGAACAATGGTGGTTGAAGAAGCCAGATACCTGCCTGGATGTTCCTAATGTTCCGGTAGAAGCAAAGACAAAACAGTCCCCGTCCATATCGCCGGATGTTAGTTCTTCTATGAAAGAATTTCTTGAGAAAGAAAAGATGTGTAAA GCTATGCATAAAAGCGAATTAGAGATGAAAGACAGAGACGATACTTTGTGCGATATCTTAGCTTCTGCAGCTTTTGACAAATACCCATCCGATTTTGAAA ATGCAACAGACGAAGATATAGGTAGCATCTTGGAAGAAATGAGTAAGATCGCTGGTGCTCTAAGCCCCAATTCAGCTGCAGATCGTACGAAATCAAAGACTTGCGTTAAGAATTCCacggaagaagaaaaatctgtcGAAGAATTGTTAGAAGAAGCTGAAAAACTTGTACGAAAAAATAGTAGTAGTTTATCGAAAAGTGGATCAAAATCTGATACTTTAGTACCTGAAAATATCGGTGAGGATGTAGAAAGCCTCGGTAGGGTCAGGCAGCTGGAAGCTGACATTTTTCAGCTGATAGAAGAAGAAGTGCATAAGGAGACAGAAAAGATAAGAAGGAGTccgaaaaacgaaaaaaaaagcgaCGATAGTCCTGGTTTCGATATACTCTACGAAAATGTCAATTGTTTAAAGGCCCCGAAAACTTTGGAACTCCAAAGAAGAAGGTTCGAAGAACAGAAGATGGAAGTGTCGAGTAGTTCAGATTTAGATGATCCGATTGAAAGGCATTCCAAGTCGGAAGAACTAATAAATAGTATAAGAAAGATAGAATTATCGGATAAAGATAATTTACAGAAAGAAATAACTGATGTAGATAAAGATTTTTTTGAAGATTTGTTAAGAAAATCGAAAGAAAGGGCCGAGGGTGGTGGTATGTCGGGTAGTTCGAGTTTCGGGCAAGAAGATTTTTCgcattttttaaaacttttacaAGGGCAAAGCGATAAaaagggagaagaagaagaagaagaagaagaatcaaatCCTACCCACGAAACTCTTTTAAAATCTTCGGACAAACAAGTCTCCGTTTTGGAAAAAGTATCGTTGAACGAGAAAAGTCCGGAATTTccagaaaaagaaatttccgaTATTTTAGAGAAAGAACTGCCTAAAACAAGCGATCGAAAATTAGAGgatgaaattattgaaacggATGGCAATTCGAGCGACCAAGATCGTAAACGGTCAGTCAGTGTTAGTAGCGGTAAGAGGAAAAGCGAATCGAAGCTTACGacgaataataaaaagtatgaaacatcATCGTGTAAGGATCGTGTAATCGTGTCgaaggatataaagaaaacaGGTACGTCTAAGGAAGAACTTTACACGGTTGGGCTTACGCCACGATTAGAATTGTTTGCGGATGCAATCCCAAAATTGTTAGCCGAAAAGTCAGTAGAATGCGACGGGGGGACGCATGTGAAAACGACCGTACGCAAAACTACTTCCAATACTGAGATCAAAAGCAGCGGTATCGCAACGACTACTCAACGACTACTATCGCATCCAGTTAACGCATCGTCGAGCAGTAAGacgcaaaaaaaagaaatcaaattttcaaagtcAAAAAGTTACGATCAGATCTGTAAGACAACACCGTTTCGAACGTCCGTAGAAAACTTGAAGGTAGCTAAATCTTCGGATACCGTGAAAAATCCTGCCATCGGTAATCTGACGAGCAGCAGACGATCCCCGATATCGAAGTCAAGTACTGTTAAGCCTATCGTAACGAGGCTTCCTTCCAAGACCAGGGTACTTCCAAAAGCAAAAGCAAAAGCAAAAGTAAAACCAAAATCGAAACCAAAGAAAGATCTTATCAAGACTGTTGGTTTTACTTCCTCTTTGTCTTCCACGTATAAAGGGTACCAAATAAAATCGCCAGATAATCATATAAAGCGGTCCATTgtggctgctgctgctgctgctgctggtggTGATACAAAACACAATTCGGTGACACCGAATTGGGAGAACTTGTGTCGCGAGGAGAGACACAAGAATGTTCTTTTGAAACAGCAACTAGAGGCTGAAgtgaaattgtacaaaaatcaaATAGACAATATGCGTGTATCTTTTGAGGAAGAATTGTTCGCAGTGAAAAAGCAAAATATCATTCTAAAGGCAAGGCTCGACGAACTGTTGTTGAATGATAAACGCGTAGACGCTTTTCAACCGAAGAAGGACACTAAAATCGTGCTTTTAGAGAAAGAATTGGAGAAGCAAGAGAAATTGATTCGCGCATACGAAACGGAGAACAAGAAATTGATGCAAGACACAAAAAGCATGCAAGAAGAGATGAAGCAATTGCAGAAACAGAAAAATACTGCACCGCTCGAGTCTGGTAAGATGCAAGAGCTTGCGGATAAAGTAAAGGATCTCGAGGAGGAGAGGCTGAAAGTGAATCTAGAAATTTCGGAGGTTCGAGAGAAGAACGCGGACTACGCGTTAAAGAACGAGGATCTAATCCAGCAGAATAGTTTACTGAACGACGAGTTGGAGATGTTCAAGGAACAACTGAGGACGAAGAACGATTTCATCACGGACCGGTTGCAAGCAATAACCAACGTCGAGTTGGAACTGAAGAAACAGCTGGAGGATTTGACGATCAAGCTCAGCTCGAAGACCGAACAGTTACGAATCGTGAAACAGCAGTTTGACAAGATTCAGCAAAACGTACTGCCATTGGAGAAGGAGCTGCTAGAATTGCGAGTGAAAGAAGGGAATCTTGAAGAGAAGCTACAGGTAGCCAGAAGTCACGTGGAACGTGAGAAACAGTTGACTCAAAAATTGAAGGATCAGGTGATCCTTGACAGCAAAAAGATCATCGATTTGAACAGACAGATACGTGAAATGGAAAGGATATTGAAGAGAAAGAATCCCGATTCTGTGTCCGCTCTTATACTGACGGCTAATTCGGAGCAAGAGAAAATTGGTGGAGAAAAATTGAAGCTACTAGAGGATAGAATTTCAAGTTTGGAAAATGAGATAAAAGCAAAGGATCAGTTGGCGCAGCAGAAGGTGATGGAATTTCAAAAAAAGTTTTCCGACATGAAGGAAAAATACTGTTCGCAGATAATGGAATTGGAGGAGAAACTACTCGAGGCTGATATTAAGAATCGTAAAATTTACAACGACATGTTCACACAGACGATATCGAAACCTGTCGAGAGTAGAGCTGTAGAAACTATTAGAAAAGAGGAGAGAGCTGGCTCGTTCGAGAAGGAAGATAATAAAAAGGATCAGAAGCCAGTTAATGTTAATAAAGTAGTTAATCTAAAGTCTCAGAATCTGAAGGATGATGCATATCTTATGGCCACTATACGTGGACTGAAATTCGAACTGGCAAACAAAGATAAAGCATTGTCGAAAGTTGGCAAAGAATTGCAGGAGCTACAGAAGACTAACAGAAAATTACAAAAGGAACGAGAGAAATTACTAAACGATAGGAGATCCGTTAAAAGCAGCACGGATTTTGAGAGGATGAATCGAGCCATGGTGTCCTCGGCTGATTCAAAGTTACAGACTTTGAAATGTTCCGAAGGAAACGATCAGAACTCGAACGTTTATCAGAATGGACACGTGTCGTCTTGTTCAAACTCTGTTCAAAAGCTACTTTACGATCCCATGCGATACACCGAAAATCTCGGTGACAGCAATCTCGTCAAGAGATTAACCGACGAGAATGATATTTTGAAAGAGGAATTAAATAAGATGAACAAGGACTTTATGGCTTTGAAAAATAAGCGATTGCATGACTTGAATCTGTTGCAAGAGGAACACGAACGCGAAATGGCTAGCTTGCTGAAAGAATACAGCGTAAAGTTTGGCGACTCTAAAGTGGTAAAGTTGCAG
- the LOC117609496 gene encoding uncharacterized protein LOC117609496 isoform X3, whose product MSSNSKKSPRYEDLISKSEDDTLGTSISLSVDENSIRIKERPKVSKKSEPDEKNDNDQKEEQWWLKKPDTCLDVPNVPVEAKTKQSPSISPDVSSSMKEFLEKEKMCKAMHKSELEMKDRDDTLCDILASAAFDKYPSDFENATDEDIGSILEEMSKIAGALSPNSAADRTKSKTCVKNSTEEEKSVEELLEEAEKLVRKNSSSLSKSGSKSDTLVPENIGEDVESLGRVRQLEADIFQLIEEEVHKETEKIRRSPKNEKKSDDSPGFDILYENVNCLKAPKTLELQRRRFEEQKMEVSSSSDLDDPIERHSKSEELINSIRKIELSDKDNLQKEITDVDKDFFEDLLRKSKERAEGGGMSGSSSFGQEDFSHFLKLLQGQSDKKGEEEEEEEESNPTHETLLKSSDKQVSVLEKVSLNEKSPEFPEKEISDILEKELPKTSDRKLEDEIIETDGNSSDQDRKRSVSVSSGKRKSESKLTTNNKKYETSSCKDRVIVSKDIKKTGTSKEELYTVGLTPRLELFADAIPKLLAEKSVECDGGTHVKTTVRKTTSNTEIKSSGIATTTQRLLSHPVNASSSSKTQKKEIKFSKSKSYDQICKTTPFRTSVENLKVAKSSDTVKNPAIGNLTSSRRSPISKSSTVKPIVTRLPSKTRVLPKAKAKAKVKPKSKPKKDLIKTVGFTSSLSSTYKGYQIKSPDNHIKRSIVAAAAAAAGGDTKHNSVTPNWENLCREERHKNVLLKQQLEAEVKLYKNQIDNMRVSFEEELFAVKKQNIILKARLDELLLNDKRVDAFQPKKDTKIVLLEKELEKQEKLIRAYETENKKLMQDTKSMQEEMKQLQKQKNTAPLESGKMQELADKVKDLEEERLKVNLEISEVREKNADYALKNEDLIQQNSLLNDELEMFKEQLRTKNDFITDRLQAITNVELELKKQLEDLTIKLSSKTEQLRIVKQQFDKIQQNVLPLEKELLELRVKEGNLEEKLQVARSHVEREKQLTQKLKDQVILDSKKIIDLNRQIREMERILKRKNPDSVSALILTANSEQEKIGGEKLKLLEDRISSLENEIKAKDQLAQQKVMEFQKKFSDMKEKYCSQIMELEEKLLEADIKNRKIYNDMFTQTISKPVESRAVETIRKEERAGSFEKEDNKKDQKPVNVNKVVNLKSQNLKDDAYLMATIRGLKFELANKDKALSKVGKELQELQKTNRKLQKEREKLLNDRRSVKSSTDFERMNRAMVSSADSKLQTLKCSEGNDQNSNVYQNGHVSSCSNSVQKLLYDPMRYTENLGDSNLVKRLTDENDILKEELNKMNKDFMALKNKRLHDLNLLQEEHEREMASLLKEYSVKFGDSKVVKLQSQINTQLAVISHLKQQIEKLKDCKEQMVVLKAERDHLENRVKTLNEKVKYLSTPVRNAGYTVSNTDCGRKVAI is encoded by the exons TTGATCTCAAAGTCCGAAGACGATACTTTGGGTACATCGATTAGTCTTAGCGTGGATGAAAATTCTATTAGAATAAAAGAAAGGCCCAAAGTGTCGAAGAAATCTGAGCCGGATGAAAAGAATGATAACGATCAGAAGGAAGAACAATGGTGGTTGAAGAAGCCAGATACCTGCCTGGATGTTCCTAATGTTCCGGTAGAAGCAAAGACAAAACAGTCCCCGTCCATATCGCCGGATGTTAGTTCTTCTATGAAAGAATTTCTTGAGAAAGAAAAGATGTGTAAA GCTATGCATAAAAGCGAATTAGAGATGAAAGACAGAGACGATACTTTGTGCGATATCTTAGCTTCTGCAGCTTTTGACAAATACCCATCCGATTTTGAAA ATGCAACAGACGAAGATATAGGTAGCATCTTGGAAGAAATGAGTAAGATCGCTGGTGCTCTAAGCCCCAATTCAGCTGCAGATCGTACGAAATCAAAGACTTGCGTTAAGAATTCCacggaagaagaaaaatctgtcGAAGAATTGTTAGAAGAAGCTGAAAAACTTGTACGAAAAAATAGTAGTAGTTTATCGAAAAGTGGATCAAAATCTGATACTTTAGTACCTGAAAATATCGGTGAGGATGTAGAAAGCCTCGGTAGGGTCAGGCAGCTGGAAGCTGACATTTTTCAGCTGATAGAAGAAGAAGTGCATAAGGAGACAGAAAAGATAAGAAGGAGTccgaaaaacgaaaaaaaaagcgaCGATAGTCCTGGTTTCGATATACTCTACGAAAATGTCAATTGTTTAAAGGCCCCGAAAACTTTGGAACTCCAAAGAAGAAGGTTCGAAGAACAGAAGATGGAAGTGTCGAGTAGTTCAGATTTAGATGATCCGATTGAAAGGCATTCCAAGTCGGAAGAACTAATAAATAGTATAAGAAAGATAGAATTATCGGATAAAGATAATTTACAGAAAGAAATAACTGATGTAGATAAAGATTTTTTTGAAGATTTGTTAAGAAAATCGAAAGAAAGGGCCGAGGGTGGTGGTATGTCGGGTAGTTCGAGTTTCGGGCAAGAAGATTTTTCgcattttttaaaacttttacaAGGGCAAAGCGATAAaaagggagaagaagaagaagaagaagaagaatcaaatCCTACCCACGAAACTCTTTTAAAATCTTCGGACAAACAAGTCTCCGTTTTGGAAAAAGTATCGTTGAACGAGAAAAGTCCGGAATTTccagaaaaagaaatttccgaTATTTTAGAGAAAGAACTGCCTAAAACAAGCGATCGAAAATTAGAGgatgaaattattgaaacggATGGCAATTCGAGCGACCAAGATCGTAAACGGTCAGTCAGTGTTAGTAGCGGTAAGAGGAAAAGCGAATCGAAGCTTACGacgaataataaaaagtatgaaacatcATCGTGTAAGGATCGTGTAATCGTGTCgaaggatataaagaaaacaGGTACGTCTAAGGAAGAACTTTACACGGTTGGGCTTACGCCACGATTAGAATTGTTTGCGGATGCAATCCCAAAATTGTTAGCCGAAAAGTCAGTAGAATGCGACGGGGGGACGCATGTGAAAACGACCGTACGCAAAACTACTTCCAATACTGAGATCAAAAGCAGCGGTATCGCAACGACTACTCAACGACTACTATCGCATCCAGTTAACGCATCGTCGAGCAGTAAGacgcaaaaaaaagaaatcaaattttcaaagtcAAAAAGTTACGATCAGATCTGTAAGACAACACCGTTTCGAACGTCCGTAGAAAACTTGAAGGTAGCTAAATCTTCGGATACCGTGAAAAATCCTGCCATCGGTAATCTGACGAGCAGCAGACGATCCCCGATATCGAAGTCAAGTACTGTTAAGCCTATCGTAACGAGGCTTCCTTCCAAGACCAGGGTACTTCCAAAAGCAAAAGCAAAAGCAAAAGTAAAACCAAAATCGAAACCAAAGAAAGATCTTATCAAGACTGTTGGTTTTACTTCCTCTTTGTCTTCCACGTATAAAGGGTACCAAATAAAATCGCCAGATAATCATATAAAGCGGTCCATTgtggctgctgctgctgctgctgctggtggTGATACAAAACACAATTCGGTGACACCGAATTGGGAGAACTTGTGTCGCGAGGAGAGACACAAGAATGTTCTTTTGAAACAGCAACTAGAGGCTGAAgtgaaattgtacaaaaatcaaATAGACAATATGCGTGTATCTTTTGAGGAAGAATTGTTCGCAGTGAAAAAGCAAAATATCATTCTAAAGGCAAGGCTCGACGAACTGTTGTTGAATGATAAACGCGTAGACGCTTTTCAACCGAAGAAGGACACTAAAATCGTGCTTTTAGAGAAAGAATTGGAGAAGCAAGAGAAATTGATTCGCGCATACGAAACGGAGAACAAGAAATTGATGCAAGACACAAAAAGCATGCAAGAAGAGATGAAGCAATTGCAGAAACAGAAAAATACTGCACCGCTCGAGTCTGGTAAGATGCAAGAGCTTGCGGATAAAGTAAAGGATCTCGAGGAGGAGAGGCTGAAAGTGAATCTAGAAATTTCGGAGGTTCGAGAGAAGAACGCGGACTACGCGTTAAAGAACGAGGATCTAATCCAGCAGAATAGTTTACTGAACGACGAGTTGGAGATGTTCAAGGAACAACTGAGGACGAAGAACGATTTCATCACGGACCGGTTGCAAGCAATAACCAACGTCGAGTTGGAACTGAAGAAACAGCTGGAGGATTTGACGATCAAGCTCAGCTCGAAGACCGAACAGTTACGAATCGTGAAACAGCAGTTTGACAAGATTCAGCAAAACGTACTGCCATTGGAGAAGGAGCTGCTAGAATTGCGAGTGAAAGAAGGGAATCTTGAAGAGAAGCTACAGGTAGCCAGAAGTCACGTGGAACGTGAGAAACAGTTGACTCAAAAATTGAAGGATCAGGTGATCCTTGACAGCAAAAAGATCATCGATTTGAACAGACAGATACGTGAAATGGAAAGGATATTGAAGAGAAAGAATCCCGATTCTGTGTCCGCTCTTATACTGACGGCTAATTCGGAGCAAGAGAAAATTGGTGGAGAAAAATTGAAGCTACTAGAGGATAGAATTTCAAGTTTGGAAAATGAGATAAAAGCAAAGGATCAGTTGGCGCAGCAGAAGGTGATGGAATTTCAAAAAAAGTTTTCCGACATGAAGGAAAAATACTGTTCGCAGATAATGGAATTGGAGGAGAAACTACTCGAGGCTGATATTAAGAATCGTAAAATTTACAACGACATGTTCACACAGACGATATCGAAACCTGTCGAGAGTAGAGCTGTAGAAACTATTAGAAAAGAGGAGAGAGCTGGCTCGTTCGAGAAGGAAGATAATAAAAAGGATCAGAAGCCAGTTAATGTTAATAAAGTAGTTAATCTAAAGTCTCAGAATCTGAAGGATGATGCATATCTTATGGCCACTATACGTGGACTGAAATTCGAACTGGCAAACAAAGATAAAGCATTGTCGAAAGTTGGCAAAGAATTGCAGGAGCTACAGAAGACTAACAGAAAATTACAAAAGGAACGAGAGAAATTACTAAACGATAGGAGATCCGTTAAAAGCAGCACGGATTTTGAGAGGATGAATCGAGCCATGGTGTCCTCGGCTGATTCAAAGTTACAGACTTTGAAATGTTCCGAAGGAAACGATCAGAACTCGAACGTTTATCAGAATGGACACGTGTCGTCTTGTTCAAACTCTGTTCAAAAGCTACTTTACGATCCCATGCGATACACCGAAAATCTCGGTGACAGCAATCTCGTCAAGAGATTAACCGACGAGAATGATATTTTGAAAGAGGAATTAAATAAGATGAACAAGGACTTTATGGCTTTGAAAAATAAGCGATTGCATGACTTGAATCTGTTGCAAGAGGAACACGAACGCGAAATGGCTAGCTTGCTGAAAGAATACAGCGTAAAGTTTGGCGACTCTAAAGTGGTAAAGTTGCAG